The following are encoded in a window of Lactobacillus intestinalis genomic DNA:
- a CDS encoding LysR family transcriptional regulator substrate-binding protein, producing MTLKVGYFKSFGSKDVEKIVEEFRKMHPEIDIKLLPLYQDQVGDALAGGKIDLALTDPRDNDFNNYRLQPITEVSLMVILQAGNFMPGEQTVDIKDLKKIPNILIAKTEEEAGELHYHKDVLKITSPFIAVDSFNEAALMATSGSGYFLMNERTADLLMNDQLQKMFLLNDGQQLKQDYTLVGKKDVDYFDDFAQAAKNTLVDD from the coding sequence ATGACTTTAAAAGTAGGATATTTTAAAAGTTTTGGTAGTAAAGACGTAGAAAAGATTGTAGAGGAATTTAGAAAGATGCATCCCGAAATAGATATTAAACTCCTCCCTCTATATCAAGATCAAGTTGGGGATGCACTTGCAGGAGGAAAAATTGACTTAGCTTTAACTGATCCACGTGATAATGATTTTAATAATTATCGTCTACAACCAATTACAGAAGTGAGTTTGATGGTTATTCTTCAAGCTGGTAATTTTATGCCTGGAGAACAAACGGTTGATATTAAAGATTTAAAGAAGATCCCTAATATTTTAATTGCTAAAACGGAAGAAGAAGCTGGCGAACTGCATTATCATAAGGATGTTTTAAAGATTACAAGTCCTTTTATTGCTGTAGATAGTTTTAACGAAGCAGCTTTGATGGCTACAAGTGGGTCTGGATATTTTTTAATGAATGAGCGAACGGCAGATTTATTAATGAACGATCAGTTGCAAAAAATGTTTTTACTTAATGATGGCCAGCAACTGAAGCAGGATTATACCCTGGTGGGTAAAAAGGATGTAGACTACTTTGATGATTTTGCTCAGGCTGCAAAAAATACTTTAGTAGATGATTAA
- a CDS encoding aldose 1-epimerase family protein — MNYTIENNMLKVEISSKGAEIQSVKGTHTGYEYMWQADPKIWGRHAPVLFPIVGRLKNDEYTYDGKTYHLGQHGFARNQEFEVEKHTKESITFVLRDNEETRRVYPFKFELRVNYNLLNNLLEENFSVTNTDDKELIFGVGGHPGFNLPVNQETVKEDYYFATQPSEARVRIPLEGAYLNWNKRSLASTDSLITISDDLFKNDALIYELRGHDNKISLKTEKSKFHINVWTRDAPFVGIWSQYPKTDNYVCIEPWWGIADRQDASGKLEEKYGMNHLAPGEEFNAGFSIAYHGEEE; from the coding sequence ATGAATTACACTATTGAGAATAATATGTTAAAAGTAGAAATTTCTAGCAAAGGTGCAGAAATTCAAAGCGTTAAGGGAACACATACAGGATATGAGTATATGTGGCAAGCTGATCCAAAAATTTGGGGACGTCATGCACCTGTACTATTTCCGATTGTTGGCCGTTTAAAGAATGATGAATATACTTATGATGGGAAGACCTATCATTTGGGACAACATGGATTTGCACGTAATCAAGAATTTGAAGTTGAAAAGCATACAAAAGAAAGCATTACTTTTGTATTGAGAGACAATGAAGAAACTCGAAGGGTTTATCCATTTAAGTTTGAATTACGGGTTAACTATAACTTGCTTAATAATTTATTGGAAGAAAACTTCTCAGTTACTAATACTGATGATAAGGAATTGATCTTCGGCGTTGGAGGACACCCTGGATTTAATTTGCCAGTAAATCAAGAAACTGTAAAGGAAGATTACTACTTTGCTACGCAACCTTCTGAAGCTCGAGTTCGAATTCCTTTAGAGGGTGCATATTTAAACTGGAATAAAAGATCTTTAGCCTCTACTGATAGTTTAATTACCATCAGCGATGACTTATTTAAAAATGATGCCCTAATTTATGAATTACGTGGTCACGATAACAAGATTTCTCTTAAGACTGAAAAGAGTAAGTTTCATATTAATGTTTGGACTAGAGATGCGCCATTTGTAGGAATTTGGTCACAATATCCAAAGACTGATAATTATGTATGTATCGAACCATGGTGGGGAATTGCTGATAGACAAGATGCCAGTGGTAAATTAGAAGAAAAGTATGGAATGAATCATTTGGCTCCAGGTGAAGAATTTAATGCTGGATTTAGTATTGCTTACCATGGAGAAGAGGAATAA